A single region of the Lotus japonicus ecotype B-129 chromosome 4, LjGifu_v1.2 genome encodes:
- the LOC130712281 gene encoding uncharacterized protein LOC130712281 has translation MAIITTKELHLFYKIDRDVFSFLIFNLGHDLTQSLLVMALWMWLENIGYPCLIPKVLSLPDIIVNALVNESVTCLNCLETDNPTIPSDGGLPLMQQLMQRNISIQIFNLKRHTAIAGIKSILTNTCARIFKDVLLTVLNSQSITSFTSCASTSQTNTSNTSLVVPGFPHPLFGTFDLSQKTVELDWRDERVWNGTWPSEDVTNDDRSMFLTFSRGFLGSEEEVSHFFECLYGDCVQSLTMGVVNINEQHLVAVMVLKKVETIDEILKGNNVVKLNMNGKHIWARKYE, from the coding sequence ATGGCTATTATAACCACAAAAGAGCTTCATCTATTTTACAAAATAGACCGTGATGTCTTCtctttcttaatttttaaccTTGGTCATGACTTAACTCAATCTCTTCTAGTCATGGCCTTGTGGATGTGGTTAGAAAACATAGGCTACCCTTGCCTTATCCCTAAAGTGTTGAGTTTACCTGATATTATTGTCAATGCTTTGGTTAATGAATCTGTAACTTGTCTGAATTGCTTGGAGACTGATAACCCTACCATTCCAAGTGATGGTGGCTTGCCTCTAATGCAACAACTCATGCAGAGAAATATCTCTATACAAATATTCAATCTAAAGAGGCACACTGCAATAGCTGGTATCAAAAGTATTTTGACAAACACTTGTGCTCGAATTTTCAAAGATGTTTTGCTTACTGTTTTGAATAGTCAATCTATAACATCTTTCACATCATGTGCTAGCACTTCACAGACTAACACATCAAACACTTCTCTGGTTGTTCCTGGTTTCCCTCACCCTTTGTTTGGTACCTTTGATTTGTCACAAAAGACCGTGGAACTAGATTGGCGTGATGAAAGGGTGTGGAATGGAACATGGCCTTCTGAAGATGTTACAAATGATGATAGATCAATGTTCCTAACTTTTTCTAGAGGCTTCCTTGGGTCAGAAGAAGAGGTTTCACACTTTTTTGAATGCCTTTATGGAGATTGTGTGCAGAGTTTAACTATGGGAGTTGTCAACATAAATGAACAACATTTGGTTGCAGTTATGGTTTTGAAGAAAGTGGAAACTAtagatgaaattctgaaagggAATAACGTTGTAAAGCTCAATATGAATGGGAAACACATATGGGCTCGCAAATATGAATGA